aaagagatggagacagggagagagagaccaGCCAAGCATATCTACATCATGAGAGAGCACAATAAGACACACTGAGACTGTGTCATTGTGTCTCTGtggcactcacacacacacacacacacacatacagagagagagctTTGTCTGAAGTCACTTTAGTGAAATGATTTGTGTTTGTAGCTCTGTAAAACCTGTAGGCAACAATATTAAAATTTCAAAATCACAGCATCAGATTAAGAAAGtaccatttaatttttattgaatcaaagaaaaaaaaacaatggttaaTTGATTAAAAGGGAGGATTTTCTCTGTTAAATATTCACATATATCTTACAATCAATGATAATAAAACGTTTTACTTCATAGTATTTCTGATATAGTTCATCTTAGCCACATTTTTTGACAGAAACCAAAAACAAGAAGCATTTGTAGTTGGACAGCAGCCTGAAAATCCACTCACAATCACTAAGTTTTAACactgaaatacagaaatacagagtCGACCAGATTCAATTAGGCATTGAGTATATCATAATCATatagaaactttttttaatttatttatatatgtatatatccagTATGCAGTCTTTTTGTGGGGATTCAGAGATCCTTCATTCATGACAGAGCAAAGACACCCTCTCAGAGACAAGAAAGGGTGAGCTGGAGGAAGCCAGAAAAGAAGGGGCTTATGGACTGAGTGGAATGACAATGACATTTGACACAGTATGTACGTATGGAGAGAATATACAAGGATGTGACCTGTGTGAAATGGGGGTCTGGACTATTGAAGGGGAATCCTTAAAGCAGATGAAGACATTTGAGGGTGGACTTTGATGGGATGAGTAAGAGGGAGGTGGGAAGGGCTACGATCCACGGTGTGCTTTCTTTCCATATTATTTCAATTACCATaaggataataaaaaaaagttttggctGTCCAGAGCTGTAGTCAAGCAGCAGAGCAAAGTAAGTGCGACTGAGAGCTTGCCACACTAAATTTAGTCTTCCTATATGTCTTCTTTACATTCTCACTATCATTCTATCTCTCATCTGCCTTCATATCCCTTCTGTCTCCCACAAGCTGTCCATCTAAAGAGCAATAGTCCCTCTGTGGCTTGCCCCTCCTCTACAGAGGGAAAACCAGAAAGCCGGAGAAGGTTGAGTACTTCCAGCCGCCCATCAGGTTGCCTCGCTCCAGCTTGAGGTAGGCACGGTCACCTTTCTCCATTTGAATCAGAACACCGTTACTGGCCGCTTCGCGTGTGACGTCCTGATCACCGGCGAAGGCGGAGATCACTGGCCAGCCATTGTGCATCAGGCTCACCTGTAACATGGAAGCATATAAATTAGCTGGTCGAATCCCACTGGTGCAAAACGACgtactttcttttttctgtctaATTTTGCTTAAAGAAGCTGAAAAGTGAATTTTGAACTAAACAGGTATTGCTCGGCtgaataaaacacacatacaaaacaccAATGGGacaaataaaagcctgttttaAGCTAACCAACAATAACATGCATAATCTATACATGTTTGTTCCCTTTCTTTTGCTCGCTGACAAGTCCCTTGATAATATAGTAGATAGCTCCCCACAAAATCATAAACGTTGATCAAAGCATTTATGGGTCTTTGCCAGGGGAAATGAAAATGGCACATTGCTTTATTTGTGTCCGTTTTTCTTTGCCAGCCTTTCTCAGACAGAGCCAGAAGAAGGGTGAAAATGATACTATTAAGAACTCTCAGGGAGGAATAAGCTTGTGATTATTGGAAAGGCACCTTTGAATGTTGTGCATGACGATCAGATACAATCATTATCAATATGCAAAACCAccattacataataataaaccACTCTTACACGGAGATAAAAAGCCACAAAAGGCTCACTAATAACAAACCCTCATCATGACTCATGACTCAATGCACTTTTTCACACGTGACACTCATATATAATTTTTCCGGCTGACTTTAACCTGTCAAAAAGGCCCTGTGATTCTAATTACGTCCTCATTCTTCaaatacatgtaaaacatacaaaTGAACCATTGTGTGGAAAAACTCAAAAACAAGATGTGAGATAATGTGAACGGATCTTAACACACAATTTAATGCTGCATTCAACTGAACCGACAGACAGCTTCCTGTCCAAATGACGCAGTGAAGTGATGGAGGACAAcccccctctttctctttctctttctctttctctctctctcagtccctTTGCCTGTCTCAGTCATACATAATGGTTGGACATGAGCGAGACGACAAAATATTTTTCCTCCTCCTTTGTCATATCTATTCACAAGGGCATTATTTTAGGTCAGAGAGTAATTTTCTTAATTACCGTCTGTCACATCTGTGGGTTCATAGAGAATTGTGCTCCACAAAATATGGGCagtaatcaatattcaaatgcagCTGTCTGCAGCTTTGTCTATTGAAAATTGTTGCTTTAAGCTTTGTATAAGAATAACTTTCTGTGACAATTAGACTCCTCAGTCTGTGTCAGTATCCCCAAAGCCAACAAAATAGGTGTTAACTAAATTATGTTTGTGAGTTTTATGATGCAAATTAACTTATAATGAAAACAACTGACTAGAATTTTAAATACAGAATGTGATCACTTGATTGTGACACCTAAAccagaacacaatttaaaaagcttttgtccATCAGTCACCAATGTTGTCAGATGTATTGTCCTTTGGGTATTGAAGTACATTACTCTGTGAGAGAATATAAAATTGATTATAGGGATATGACCAGAGGTTTTTAAGCTGAAAGAAACTGcaataaaatagacaaaatatatgTATAGTCAATGAATGCGGTCTTACTTCCAAACAACTGATTGGGATCCGTATAGGTACTATATGTGTTGCTTGATTATCCATGGAGCCTTTCagatcactctctctctctatctgtgtgtgtgtgtgtgtcatatgttGTGCATGCTAATAGAGAGGCCTGCTCCTCCCGCTCAGATCAACAGAGTGTAATTTATGTTTTCTTTGAAGTACCAAGTGTGAATGTAACTAGAACAACAAAGGAAATATTTATCCTGTCagataaacaaaatatttcacacaTAGTCAGCTGTGTAACTCTAGCCAAAAATATGGAGGGAGttgaaaacaactttttttttcttttcacaaaaaAGGTGGTACTGAACAGATTAAAACAAAGGactatacaaaaacaaaaattaaatcaatGATAGATCTGTGCAagataatatgcatttaaatgacaaaaactttCTGTTTGGTCTGGACACATATGAATGAACTAAGCATTATTATgacaatacttttattttaaaacaaatccatTGAAAACACCATTCTGTCTTAAAAAGTCTGTCCTTTCACACTTAATTCACAGCATAATCTAATAGCCCATAAGATCCTCATTTGGTACTGACCTGATTTTGCGCAAAATCGTTGCATCTGATAAAAAGGTATAAATAAACGTATAAGGTAcacatattttttgtaatttctgtgagcaccgtaaaaaaaaaaacaacataaaaactaaatagaTCTTTCAATGCAAGACTGTTCACATGTTTTCTCCTTTATTGTGTCCTAATTAAATTATCATAGTTGTATTAGAGCTTTAGTTTCAATATATGTATCGTCTCATCTTATATTTGTTTGTGCGTGTCGTTTACACATACACAACTCCCAACTCATTGTCTTCAATAAGTCAGTGCATTTCAGTAATGAATAGGgaaatgtgatgtgtgtgtgtgtgtgctgtgcagaTTTCAACTAAAACCAGGAGGCGAATCTGTCACGCGCGTTCTCTGTCCATGGTCCTGAACACGCGCCAGTGTTGTCTACGAGCCAAATTTTAGGCTGGTTGTTAATCTTGTGCTAATTGAGAAAATAAACGAAAGCATTCCTGTCTATACAACTGAAATTTTCACATTTTCCCACACACTTTACTGTCCCACACGCACCACAGAACACTCCAGAGACAGGTGAAAATAAAGGTGTGTGCACTTACCTGGATCGTTTGACGATTATACACTTTCACTACGTggaaattaaaactatatatcCCTTTGCGCGGGGCGAAGAAATTGCTCCTTTCCTCATCGAAACTTCTACCAACGTTCACAAGTACCTAAAGAGGTGCAGACATCAGACAGGAAGTCAAATAACAGGCTACAGTAGGTGATGTCTCTTAAAAACGTATTGGCTTTTACTTGAATTTTTTCAATGGGAGCTTGCTGGTATAAAGCAGCAAACCGTTTAAAGCATTTGgtgattcattatttattaaaagaagAGATGGAGGAGAGTTTCATGACACGACAAAGAAGTTCAAGGCTATTAGATATAATAGAAAGCCATTAGCCTGTAATTGACATTTAAGGAAGTGAAAGGGAATATGACGCCTCCCCAGACTACACATATCAGTTAAATGTTTGATTGCTGTGATATTTCTTAGATTTTGTGATCTATTTGTATTTGCAACGGTGACATACAAATCCTCCCGCAATTCAACAGCGAACGGGTAAAAAGTAATGAAACAAAAGAAGTGCCTATAACCACAGTGAAAATTTACCTGATCAAAGTAGATCACCATTGTTCGATTGCTCATCTCCGACGGCTCGTGGTTCGTGTTCCTCACCACGGAAAAAGCCACTTTGGCGCTTCCCGAGCGCACCGATATCCCAAGAGCCGTCCCAGTGGGATCCGAAGTGGGATTTGAGTCGCACACGACCAAGCATTTCCCCTCCAGTACGATGGGTTCTGTCTCGTTCTGTGCGTATACATGACACACGAACCACACTGCGCCTAGCACCAACGTCAACATCATGCCAACTTCACTCCGCGACTAACAGCAGTCTTCTCCCACAGACACAGCACGCTCAAATCCCAAACCTGTCCTCAATGTAAAACGAAGTCCTTCCAAACAGTTCAAGTCAAAACTACAAGAGTTTTCCCTCTCGTTCCCGTCTCAGTCCGTAAATGGAAGAGCCGACTTTAAGCGGAACAAGGCCCTTACAGAGCTCGCGCGCAGTAGAATACATAGCGCGTGGGGTCCGTCTACTCGCGCGCTCAATTATTGATATGTGAGATATTAGAAGTGAAACACAAAGGCTCGCGAGCGCAATCCTCCCGCCCTCCCCTCCGAGCCCCTAATCAGCGCAAGAGACGGGCTTTACTTTTCCAATCCTTTTCCAAGCCAGTGCACGGACCGCCTCTTCTCGTGACAGCGCCGGTGGGGTCCCACCCCTCAAAAGAAGTTTCTTACAGGTGGACTCTTCTCAGCAGACAGAAGGGGATGACTCCCAGATCTTCGGGAAATGGGGGCGCGTTATTTTGTCATCTTTCTACCGGACACAAGGACGCAGTTTGTTCTTCCGTGCCCTGTTAAACTATTACTCAAGATAAATGGATTGTGAGCGAGCGGAAGCAAAGCGGAGGTTGTCTTCAAGAACGCCGGATGGAAGAAGTTCACGAAGTTGTTTTTGCTCACTATCGGACACCTATTGCTCTGATAAGGACACTTCACGAAATCAGTGATGATTAGATATTCCTCTACAGATGGACAAGCCAACTTTAAGCAGGGAGGACTATTgtgatacaaaatatttttaacagggaaaaaaatgctacagtagaCAGGTGTTAATTGGTTaccttataaaatgtaaatgaaagagTTTATATTAGATTTGATAGACTATAAGTGTAATTTCATTGTGGGGGTGGGGAGGGAGGTTGGACTTGAATGAACTACTATAGCTACTTTATTTTCATCAACAATTTATTaacattcaacaaaaaaaatagcATGTACCATTACAATCTGAAAACTATGTTTTGCttcttaaaatagtttaaaaaggtaaaaaaaaacatattcctgAAAGAAAATAGTAAAATATGTTCCTGCAAGTTCTTTCGCATTTaagttacatatattttatttacttcataagggtgttacttttttattttaaggttagttGTTTGTTATTTATTCGAAATTGTGTTTTATAACACTGTGCTGTCTAGGCCtgtatgtatttttggctatagtACGTAAATAAAAAAGCCAGTACAATCTGTTATATTCCACAAATCAGAATTTAATAGTTCAAGTAGCCTACATTAAGTTGGTATGTTAACATCAGTTAATGACATAGTTGTGATTGTGAGTGTAAAATACTGTTTCAGCTGAATATAATATTCTCACATAATAGAACTCCTCCAATCGTTTACACAGAGTTTGAACATGTTGATGGGATGGGGCGTCTGAGGCCCGTGCGACTCTGATTTTTCTGACAGCACTCATTCTGCGCCAGCGCAGTTCCAACATGACATTTAATAAATGAGATCACTGAGCAGGTTTTAGCAAGAAAAGGGACATTGCGAGCTAAACAAGAACAGAGGATGAACTTGACATTTGAaagaaacagcaacaacaaagcaTGTATGAGAATACGTGAGGTGAGCTGGAGACTTCATTAAATTAGATGCCATCCTATGAATGGAAACTGTTCTTTGGTTGTCAGACCTGAACCTGGTTAATggatgatttaaataattaaattaaattaaaattaataaaaacaaagatattTTTGTGTGCACGCCATTGTATGGACACCTGCTGTTACAGTGAAAGGAAAGAGAATAAACAGTATTTCACCGTTGTATCTCAACAGGAGCGGACAGCATGCTGGTCTGGAGTCAGCAAGTCACGTATTCAACTATTCTCAAAAGAAATGTTCTAAAGAAGAGATGATGGGCTGTAGGCACAGCTTTAGTGAGGACAGCAACACACGGGACTGCAGtggtgcataattttttttttattactaaaattgAAGAGTTTAATTTCTGCCATAAATGCCCAAAACGTAAAAATCAACAcgatgaatgtaaaaaaaaatgcagttatatATTCAATTCAGTACACCCCTGATCACTTTTAAATTTATACCAAACCAAAACTCTAAAAACTcataaaattgtgtcaaaatgaCAGAGATTAGTAGGATGAAAAGGATGAAGGCAAAGattttttatatagtatatatattctTGGATTCTGTTCAAAAtcatctttttttaattctttttgtttctgcttttgtgtaaaatgttccttctcattttttatttttgagtttgataataattacaaatgaaaCAGTCTCTTAAGAATCTTTATGTGGCATTATAtctattcaaacaaacaaaaacacattttggaaaCCATATGTAacttgaataattattgtaaggCTAGTAGCACATTCGTTACCTAATGCACTTCATTTAGAGATAATGTACTGTAGGACGGATGgcagatggacggacagacagacagatatgacAGTCACCTGATGCTGTAGATGAACAATAAAAGCCAGGTTAGTGGAGCGTCAGGACAGATGTTGTCTTGTGACAGATTCCCTGTGAGGAATGTCCGGTCACACTCTGCATCCCGCAGGTCTCGTTGCATCATTCTGTTGCCCAAGGTGCTTCCATTTCCCCGCATCATGaagaaatacagagagagagggagagaggtgtGTCAGTGACATGTTAAGCGTAACGGTGTGTGTGCTGGTGCCAGCTGGCTCGCAATGCCTGGCTGCTAGTGCGGGAAAACACCTCtagtacataataaaaaaatgcatgtctaaatgatgagaaaaagaaaatcaaagtaAGTATATATCCCTCCCAGCGGAGTAAGACTACCCGGTACACAGTCATTAAAGAACAATTAGCATGCAAACACCTCAGTTCTCAAAAGGAGAAGTTAACAACCAAAGTAATTAGCACACTAAAATATTTATCACCTTGCAAATGACATGTTTTCCCTGAGAGCCTCCATAACTCCAAGCATTCTttagttattgtttgtttatgGAGAACTAAAAAGCAAGCTTTTCGCAGAGGTGCCTTGGCTTCGCAGTTCTGTAACTAAATACAGATTCGGTTGAATGCAAATAATCCTCCGAGCTTAACTGTTTTCAATTCCAAACAGGATTTCGAAGCATAACCAATATCGCTCCAAGCTTGTTTCCCTCTCTGAAATGAAAGATTGATACTAATCATATTTAAACTTGAGGTTGGCACACTGTGTATTTAATGAACCTTGTTCTCTTTTCATTTTACTCATTTTGAGGTGGAAGTGATGATTAACTTGATTAGGAGAGAACTGCAACCAATTTTTTGCAGGGAGTAATCCTATCAAGAATGTAAAGTGTTGTAAATGCAATTTGACAAATCAGATTAGTCTGTTATCGGCGGCCGGTTGGTGGCTCATCAGAAATATAGTTTCTGTCCTGGAGGCGATTcaataatatgattttaaaagAGTTTGGCCCCAGTCCACTCCAAAGGGAACATACAAGGACAACAGGGAAGGTGTACAATAGTGTcacttttataaatgatttattaagtGTCAGCAAGGGAAATGTGTGTATGGTTGGTTAAATGATTGAAATGTTCAGTCACCTTAATCATAGATTGCATACATAAATCTGTGTAGTCATGACATCTTGAGTGTAtgagaggcttttatccaaatgcATTCTCAGATTAGACAttcttatttaaacataaaatagcCCTCCGATTTCCATGTTCCCTGCTGCTTTGCGCTGGAGTTATGGTGCACTCAGCTGGCTGAGAAAATAACCATTAAGGCCTTGCAGTGGAATAGAATAAATATTGCATGCAGTGATATAGGACTCACTTGACTCTTAAAGAGACAGTCTCACGACTCCTTGAGGGCAAAACGGCAGAAACCACTGAATCACTTTGAAAATCTCCAACAAATGTTGTATCTGAGAAGTAACTGCATGAATAGAAAGAGTGGTGCCATATTTTGATATGCCACAGCAATTATGCATCAAGTTATAGAGTCTCTTAAGGAAATCCACATGGTTTAATTTTTAGTATACAGCACCATAAACTTGTTATGACTTATATGACATTGCATATAAAAATAGAAGCCTATGCTTGTGCCCCACTGCATGTAATATTATTCAAAGCGTGTCTCCTTCAGAAGAGGATGGGAGGAACAGAGGAGAGATTTAGATGAGGAGGGAAGCTATTGAATAATCATATAAAACAGCAGCGTGCAAGCCCTATGTGaaccattcacttttattgtttAAGATGTCTCCCACCTGGTGCACAAACAATTAACCTCCATAACAATAAAGACAATGTTTTACATACAGGCAAGTCCGCACATGTGCACCCACATGCACTCTGAATTACCCTGCAGAGCCCGGTGAATCTGCTGCTctggccgtttttttttttggcgcagAGGTCTCCAGACCCCCTCTGCCTGTAACGTGTGTAATCATGGCTTTCATTGGGTTACAGGAGCGGAAGGGCCGCCAAGAGATGGCTGGATTAAATCTTCCATGTGTCAGAGGAGAAGAGAAAACAGCGTTGCGCTGTCTAGGGAGGGCTGGTGAAAAATAACCTGTCATCACTTTCGCTGGTTTTGGCCGCTTTCTCGGTCCTCTATCGGTTCGGTTGTtcactcactctgtctctctctgggtCTAATTCGCGAGGCAGGGTTTTCAGGGGACAAGGTGAGAGACGCAGGCGGTCTGTAATAAAGAGAGACAGCCTGATAGAAGGCAGATGGAGGATAGGGGAGAGAAGGAAACTTAAGTGGGAGAGAAAGAAGATgctcctgagagagagaaagttagggactgggggaaaaaaaagaggaagagacgCTATGTGCAAACAGCAAGTCATGTAATATGAGGAGTATTTACCTCTGTTATGGTGCTAGCAGAGACTCCAGACAGCTGCATAGACGCTCAAAAGCCATATCCAAGACCTAAAgatgttattgaaaaaaaaaaaaaaaagaaccatatttaaaaatacaacctTACAAGCCAAGATGGTCTTTGGCAAGATTCCTCATATTTTGACAGTCACAGAAAAAGTTTCAGCATTGAGGGTTAACATGCTGAGGGGTAACTGAAAATGCGTTTTTTGGAGTGAAGAAAAGGCTGTTTCACTCTTACATTTACTGTATAGTTCAAAAGTATATTCATAGTCTCAAACTTAATAGAATCCACCTTACAAACAAATAGTTCAGAACAAAAATGGAATACAGGGGAGAAagcaaaagaaagaagaaataaaatgtacaatttactTAAAAAACCATTCTATAATAAGAGATGTCTTTagagcttttttattttaggagAGTGAAGTGATGACAATAATAATTGTAGAGCACAAGCAACTATTTTGCGGCTGGGTTTAAATTTAACATATCTAGTCTTGTGGATATGGTATTTACCCATAATACAAATATAGTTATTTCTGTGAATGTGCGAAGACTTCACGATTCATTAGCTGCTGTAGAGAAATAACGAGAATGACatagtgcagtaaacggtaaaactgtttgcgcCACAAACCAGTGTGTTAAGACAATACGTTAAAATAATATGGCAAGAAATGCCAGTCTGCAGCATCAGACAGCAAAATGAGCTGTTTTCTACAGCTATAAATACCTGGAAGCGGATGATACCGGAAGTCAGGCAGACACATTCAATTTACAAATGGCCGATCTCACTCTTATGGAAAAATAAGCAAGGCGGCAATTTATAATACGAGTATGCACAATGGTAGAGCCGCTATATTATGTAAACAGGTCGTATGCTGCATTGGTCCAATTAGTAACACGGACTCCGCAAATAAGAAAACAAGAACATTAAACCAGTGTTTAGGAATGTAGTGTGAAACGTCAGCGTATGAATATGCAGGATTAATTCTTTACTCCGGGTAAATTATGAGCAGTGGAACAATCTAACCCAGGATTTCATTTAACCACAGGGTTAACCGTTTTAAAGCTAAAAGGTACCTTTTCATAGTTTAAacaaaaattagcattttgtcatcatttgttcAACTTCATGTTGTTCCATAAAAACGGTAATGCCTTTCTTCTGC
This sequence is a window from Carassius auratus strain Wakin chromosome 43, ASM336829v1, whole genome shotgun sequence. Protein-coding genes within it:
- the LOC113061475 gene encoding cerebellin-1, giving the protein MMLTLVLGAVWFVCHVYAQNETEPIVLEGKCLVVCDSNPTSDPTGTALGISVRSGSAKVAFSVVRNTNHEPSEMSNRTMVIYFDQVLVNVGRSFDEERSNFFAPRKGIYSFNFHVVKVYNRQTIQVSLMHNGWPVISAFAGDQDVTREAASNGVLIQMEKGDRAYLKLERGNLMGGWKYSTFSGFLVFPL